The DNA window TATCGAAGACACCAACCTTGAAGGCGATCAGTACTCATGGCTCGGAAGTATTGTGTATCTCGCGCAATTAATAATGCAACCGCCTCTCGCACTCGCATTGGTCAAGTTACCCATCGGAAAACTTACGAGTGCCATGGTTCTGGCCTGGGGAGTCACGCTCGTTCTCATGACTTGGGCGAGTAATTTCAAGACGTTGATGGTGGCGAGGTTCTTTCTGGGTGCGTTTGAGGCTAGTATTGGACCGAGTTTTATTGCGATCACGCAGATgtggtggaggagaaggTATGTTTGATGAGTGATGGTGTGAGATGGTACTGATGGTTTGAAGAGAGCAGACTCTGCGGATTGGATCGTGGTACTGTATGAATGGGTTGACGTGGGTGGTGAGTACGATGTTCTTGATTGATGGTCTGAGCTAATATTTGACAGCTTGGGAGTCTCATTACTTATGGACTTGCACGTATTGATTCCAAGATGAAGCCCTATCAGGTACATCTAACCACCTCTGTTACACATATCTAGACTAACGCCAGTagatcatcttcctcttcttcggcgcCATCACAGTCGGAGTATCCTTCGTCATGTTCTTCTGGATGCCCGACTCACCCACCGAGGCCAAGTTTCTCACTGAcgaagacaagatcattgCAATCGAGCGTCTTCGCAACAACCAGATGGGTGTCATGTCTCGCGAATGGAGGATGTCCCATGTGGTTGAGACTTTAAAAGACCTCAAGACATGGTGCTGGGTTGCCATGATCTTTTGCATCTCCGTACCTTCAAATGGTATCTCGACTTTCGGGCCTCTTATCATCAAATCATTTGTGTCGGATCCGTTTGAGACGATGTTGTTCAATGTACCTGTTGGGGTTTCGCACATCATCGCTGTGTCGGCGAGTGCTTATATCGCCATGAAGTGGAAGCTCAAGGGCCCGGTTATTGTTATGCTGTGTATACCTCCCATCGTTGGATGTGCCGTTATGTTACACTTTGAGCATAATCTTGAGAACAAAGGGGTTTTGCTGGCGGGCTATTTCTGTCTGTGCACATACACTGGTATCAGTAAGTATTCTCCCATCTCTTATCACACTTCATCTAACAGTATTCAGCACCCTTGATCTACTCATGGTCATCACAAAACACAGCGGGCGACACAAAGCGCAAGTCCACATCAGcactcatcttcatcagcgCCTCAGCTGGCAACATCGTCGGTCCTCTCCTCTACTCCCCCGACGAAGCACCAGCCTACACCCGCGGTCTTCGGTCCAACCTCGCACTCtacatcgtcgtcatcgctcTCGTGGTACTCACCTCTCTGCACCTCGCTCGATTGAACCGCCTTCACAGCCAACGCCGAGTCGCGCTCGGGAAAAGCGCTGTGCTGGTGGACCGGAGTCTGGAGACGGCggaagaggcagagagaaTAGAGCACATGGAGAGATCATTGCGTGGAGGGGTGCTGCGTGAAGCagaagagggcgaggatggTAGGGTTGCTGAGGCGGGAGATTTGGAAGGGGACAGGACGCATCGGAAGGATGAAGATAAAGGCTTTGGTGATATCACAGATTTGGAGAACGAGGATTTCTTGTTTGTGTTTTGATACCCTGGCACAGGAATTTTCAATGAGGTTACGACTTTTCAAATAGAGGCACAAAGATCCAGCATCACAACTTACGTCTTTCTTTGACAATTCAAATTTGAGCTATTCAAAGACTGATCCGCCAAGCTGCCAATGCCGTTCAGTCCCGTCGCCTGGTGCGTTGTCTAGCTCATGCAGCCACCCCAGCTGCCCAGATTTCAGGGCGCAAAAAGGATggggaagctgaagaggtGTACTAAAAATAAACTGTCAGACTTACCCGTATCTTGGTCTACAAACGCCGGATTATTTATGTCGCTCGGCATCGAATTCTTACCTCTAGCCAGGTACACCGCAGCATTGCCACGATTTAGCACCGCCACTCTTGGCCCCAAACCAAGTCAAGCCGCAGATGACGACGCAAAAACATGGATTGGAAGTTGGACATGAAGAGCTGAAACTGGTCAGTGAATTGCTGAGTAAGAGACTTGGATGCCTCCACGTTTCTTATATCTGACTATTTGTTTGCTACATCCTCAAAACCTCATCAGTTCACTTCATTATTCACTTGttctttgaagctgaagtGATTCCCCACCTTCAGCCCCCCTAGtgcccctccatcatcacGGATATTCCACAGAGACAGCGAGCTGGGCATTGTACCTGGTCAAGTGTCCTTCTTATAACCTCTGTTCTCACTGCCTTGATCGCAATATTTTTATCAAGTACTTTTACCTCTATTACTTTAGTCAAAATGGGTGGTGGTCCTGAAGGTTTCCGCACCGTCGCTTACTTTGTCAACTGGTATATAACTACCCTGCACCAAGACATTGAACTCAGCTAATGAGAACAGGGCCATTTATGCCCGACAGCATCGTCCTCAAGATCTCCCCGTAGAGAACCTCACACATGTTCTCTACTCATTCGCTAATGTCCGAAGCGACTCTGGCGAAGTGTAAGTCACctccaatctcatctcaatgTAGCCCCGCTAACATGATCAGCCATCTCACCGACTCATGGGCCGATACCGACATTCACTGGGACGGCGACTCCTGGAATGACCAAGGCACCAATTTATACGGCTGCATGAAGCAGCTGAACCTCCTCAAGCGCCGCAACCGTAACCTCAAGATTCTTCTCAGTGTAGGAGGATGGACCTACAGCAGCAACTTCAAGGCTCCTGCCAGCACACCCCAAGGACGCGATACCTTCGCCAAGAGCTGCGTTGACCTTATCAAGAACCTCGGATTTGACGGTATCGACATTGATTGGGAGTATCCTCAGAATGCAGATGAGGCTAGAGATTATGTTGAGCTGCTGGGTGCCGTTCGACGTGAGATGGACGCTTATGCCCAGACTTTGAGCCAGCCTTATCATTTCGAACTGACCGTTGCTTGTCCCGCTGGCGCGACAAACTTCCAGAAACTTGACATCCGTGGCATGGATCGATATCTTGATTTCTGGAACCTCATGGCCTACGATTATGCTGGATCTTGGGACTCTGTTGCTGGCCACCAGGCGAATCTGTACCCATCTCCCGACAACCCCCAATCAACACCCTTCTCTACATCCGCCGCCATAGACTTCTACGTTCGCAGCGGCGTATCCCCCGGGAAAATCGTTCTTGGCATGCCCCTCTACGG is part of the Fusarium fujikuroi IMI 58289 draft genome, chromosome FFUJ_chr07 genome and encodes:
- a CDS encoding related to allantoate permease, which codes for MLSRFFNRAYAAAMSSRGEYQPLPNNDEPENNTDTMEGQEARAENHRDAAAMLLIKMGRSPDEQITISPADDARILRRIDIALLPLMLSVYFLQALDKATLSYASIFGLIEDTNLEGDQYSWLGSIVYLAQLIMQPPLALALVKLPIGKLTSAMVLAWGVTLVLMTWASNFKTLMVARFFLGAFEASIGPSFIAITQMWWRRREQTLRIGSWYCMNGLTWVLGSLITYGLARIDSKMKPYQIIFLFFGAITVGVSFVMFFWMPDSPTEAKFLTDEDKIIAIERLRNNQMGVMSREWRMSHVVETLKDLKTWCWVAMIFCISVPSNGISTFGPLIIKSFVSDPFETMLFNVPVGVSHIIAVSASAYIAMKWKLKGPVIVMLCIPPIVGCAVMLHFEHNLENKGVLLAGYFCLCTYTGITPLIYSWSSQNTAGDTKRKSTSALIFISASAGNIVGPLLYSPDEAPAYTRGLRSNLALYIVVIALVVLTSLHLARLNRLHSQRRVALGKSAVLVDRSLETAEEAERIEHMERSLRGGVLREAEEGEDGRVAEAGDLEGDRTHRKDEDKGFGDITDLENEDFLFVF
- a CDS encoding probable endochitinase class V precursor; the protein is MGGGPEGFRTVAYFVNWAIYARQHRPQDLPVENLTHVLYSFANVRSDSGEVHLTDSWADTDIHWDGDSWNDQGTNLYGCMKQLNLLKRRNRNLKILLSVGGWTYSSNFKAPASTPQGRDTFAKSCVDLIKNLGFDGIDIDWEYPQNADEARDYVELLGAVRREMDAYAQTLSQPYHFELTVACPAGATNFQKLDIRGMDRYLDFWNLMAYDYAGSWDSVAGHQANLYPSPDNPQSTPFSTSAAIDFYVRSGVSPGKIVLGMPLYGRAFQNTDGPGRPYQGTGEGTWEAGVHDYKKLPLEGATEYGDRACCASYCYNPQTRTMVTYDTPRVAWDKAEYVKKWKLGGAMWWESSADKTGDQSLITTVVNGFGGQGALMRQDNCIEYPATKYDNLRNGFPNN